A portion of the Lolium rigidum isolate FL_2022 chromosome 1, APGP_CSIRO_Lrig_0.1, whole genome shotgun sequence genome contains these proteins:
- the LOC124683088 gene encoding probable F-box protein At4g22165, with product MKACSVARIFGLWHPWNLCSLLLRVLRKLLGLPPNLMKKFLERKHIHPAHLEIEVGKLPELPQDVLLDIFALLEIPDLKRASSICSSWRSMHTSLCSLGLYKRPQTPCLFYTSESAGESVGFLYSLAEKRSYKLTLPEPPIRTRYLIGSSNGWLVTADERSEMHLLNSITCEQIALPSVITIEHVTPIFNEAGTLCMYHYSPDTVENCSDEPRSLALATLRNQLHMKAFVFYDAFAGGHIVALIHNPYGQLSFARLGDNKWTWLPPHSGFQDCIYKDGLLYAVTWQGKIHAFDLRGPMITTELIIDIVEYYWDMYIVQAPYGDLLQIWRTRKGSEDAGPPSYVTNTTDIKIYKVDTRAKKLVGINSLDDHVLLLGHNQTLCLSAQEYLQLKANCVYFTDDEETYLSGWKDNRRDIGIFDLANSTCEELVSPQLWSNWPTPVWITPSLTRL from the coding sequence ATGAAGGCATGTAGCGTAGCCAGGATATTTGGCTTATGGCACCCATGGAATCTCTGCTCTCTGCTCTTGAGAGTTTTGCGCAAGCTGCTAGGTCTTCCTCCCAATTTAATGAAGAAATTCCTCGAGCGAAAACATATTCATCCAGCACACTTGGAGATTGAAGTGGGCAAACTGCCAGAGTTGCCGCAGGATGTCCTCTTGGATATATTTGCTCTTCTCGAAATCCCTGACCTAAAGCGTGCCAGCTCCATCTGCTCCTCCTGGCGCTCCATGCATACCAGCCTATGCAGTCTTGGGCTGTACAAGAGGCCCCAGACGCCGTGCCTCTTCTACACCTCGGAATCTGCTGGAGAGAGTGTTGGGTTCCTCTACAGCCTCGCGGAGAAGAGGTCATACAAGTTGACTCTCCCGGAGCCTCCTATTCGCACTAGGTATCTGATTGGCTCCTCAAATGGTTGGCTGGTTACTGCTGATGAGAGGTCTGAGATGCATCTTCTCAATTCAATCACTTGTGAACAGATCGCTCTACCGTCGGTGATCACCATCGAGCATGTGACTCCCATTTTCAATGAAGCAGGTACCTTGTGTATGTACCATTATTCACCCGACACAGTTGAGAACTGTAGTGACGAACCCAGATCCCTAGCTCTCGCCACGCTGCGGAACCAGCTCCATATGAAGGCATTCGTATTTTATGATGCATTTGCAGGAGGACATATTGTGGCACTTATCCACAATCCATACGGGCAGCTTTCATTTGCTAGGTTAGGGGATAACAAGTGGACCTGGCTGCCACCACACTCTGGTTTTCAGGACTGCATCTACAAGGATGGTCTGTTATATGCAGTGACATGGCAAGGAAAAATTCACGCATTCGATCTCAGAGGCCCTATGATCACAACGGAGTTAATTATAGACATTGTAGAATACTACTGGGATATGTATATTGTCCAGGCTCCGTACGGCGATCTACTGCAAATCTGGAGAACCCGGAAGGGCAGTGAAGatgctggccctccatcatatgTGACTAATACCAcggatatcaagatatataaagtTGACACCAGGGCTAAAAAGCTTGTGGGAATAAATAGCTTGGATGATCACGTGTTGCTTCTTGGGCACAACCAAACACTTTGTCTAAGTGCTCAAGAGTATCTGCAGTTGAAGGCAAACTGTGTTTACTTTACAGATGATGAAGAGACATATCTTTCTGGATGGAAGGATAACCGTCGTGATATTGGAATCTTTGACTTGGCAAATAGCACTTGTGAGGAACTTGTGTCCCCTCAGCTTTGGTCCAATTGGCCTACGCCCGTATGGATAACACCAAGTCTTACAAGACTGTAA